A window of Triplophysa dalaica isolate WHDGS20190420 chromosome 7, ASM1584641v1, whole genome shotgun sequence contains these coding sequences:
- the slc35b1 gene encoding solute carrier family 35 member B1, with the protein MATGKGESKASLLQNERLRFIVCFFGVFVCYFYYGILQETITRGDYSHAGKTEKFHYATTLVFIQCIINAAFAKILILFFEGSRQDHTKSWLYGLCSLSYLGAMVSSNSALQYVNYPTQVLGKSCKPIPVMILGVTILRKRYPMAKYLCVFLIVTGVALFLYKPNKGSTTSDEQTFGFGEMLLLLSLTLDGLTGVSQDHMRVRFQTGANHMMLNVNLWSTLILGITVLWTGEVWEFLTFTERYPGIISNILLFGFTSALGQTFIFMTVVYFGPLTCSIITTTRKFFTILGSVLLFGNVISTMQWFGTLLVFLGLGLDAKFGKTPKKTTH; encoded by the exons ATGGCCACCGGCAAGGGGGAGAGCAAAGCGTCTCTTTTGCAGAACGAACGGCTCCGATTCATCGTGTGTTTCTTTGGCGTGTTCGTGTGCTACTTTTACTATGGAATACTGCAGGAGACAAT cacACGAGGAGACTACAGTCATGCAGGGAAGACGGAGAAATTTCATTACGCCACCACACTAGTCTTCATCCAGTGCATCATAAATGCTGCTTTTGCCAAAATTT taATATTGTTTTTCGAGGGCTCAAGGCAGGACCATACAAAAAGCTGGCTCTATGGCTTGTGCTCTCTGTCTTACCTGGGTGCCATGGTGTCCAGCAACTCTGCACTGCAATATGTCAACTACCCCACACAG GTGTTGGGGAAATCTTGTAAACCAATCCCAG TAATGATTCTAGGTGTCACAATCCTGAGAAAAAGATATCCCATGGCGAAATATCTATGTGTGTTTCTGATCGTCACTGGGGTCGCGCTCTTCCTCTATAAACCCAATAAGGGCTCCACCACATCAGATGAGCAGACATTTGGCTTTGGAGAAATGCTGCTG CTGCTGTCTTTAACTCTGGATGGGCTGACAGGTGTTTCTCAGGATCACATGAGGGTGCGGTTTCAGACCGGTGCCAATCACATGATGTTGAATGTCAACCTCTGGTCCACACTAATCTTAGGAATAA CTGTGCTGTGGACAGGTGAAGTGTGGGAGTTTTTGACATTTACTGAACGGTATCCTGGCATCATCTCTAATATCCTCCTGTTTGGTTTCACCAGTGCTCTTGGACAG ACCTTCATCTTTATgactgttgtgtattttggaCCGCTCACCTGTTCTATTATCACAACAACACGGAAGTTCTTCACCATCCTGGGTTCTGTGCTGCTGTTCGGAAATGTCATCAGCACTATGCAGTGGTTTGGCACTTTACTTGTGTTCCTAG GTCTTGGACTGGATGCCAAATTTGGAAAGACTCCCAAGAAGACGACACATTAA
- the ndufa4a gene encoding cytochrome c oxidase subunit NDUFA4L, which translates to MLGTISRQLRSHPALIPLFVFIGGGCAMSLSYLARLAIRNPDVCWDKKNNPEPWNKLGPNHQYKFYAVNMDYNKLEKDRPDF; encoded by the exons ATGCTGGGTACGATCAGTCGGCAGCTCAGGAGCCACCCTGCT CTGATCCCACTATTCGTTTTCATTGGTGGTGGATGCGCCATGTCCCTGTCATATCTGGCTCGCCTGGCCATCCGCAACCCAGATGTCTG CTGGGATAAGAAAAACAACCCAGAGCCCTGGAATAAACTGGGGCCCAATCACCAGTACAAG TTCTACGCAGTAAACATGGACTACAACAAACTGGAGAAGGACCGCCCTGACTTCTAA